The following DNA comes from Cytophagales bacterium.
CCTCTCCCGGACTATCGAGTATTGCACGGTCCACATAAAATTCCCGCAATTGCTCCTCTGGTAGCAGCATGGACACAGCTTTGAAAGGCTGCCCATTGACCGGACCCTTTACGACCCTTGTCAACTGATTTTTGGGAACCAGGATCGTGTCTCCCGCCGCGAAGTTCAGGGTATGTTGCCCATAAGAGAGGTTCATTTCTCCTGAATAAATAAACACGATGATGTGCTGGGATGAATTGTGTTCCCAGGTATATTGTTTATCCACTGACCCTGCCAGGAATACCCTTCCTTTGTCCTTTATCTCCGGTTCCATCGCATTACAATTGAAATGTTTGCCCAGTTTGCTTTTCTGAGATCGTCCATAGCTTTGAGGCTACTTCCTTGTCTCGAGCATGCGGTTCTAGTTTACATTCACCGACTGGCCCTGTCCAGTAATTTCGTCCCGTGGGTCCATAGAAGCCCTTTTGGTCCAGGTTTGGCTCTGTAGCGCACATCAATTCCGGATATGCACCTCGCTCTGCCGATTGTACAAACGGTGACAGTTTCATGAGTTGCCAAATAAATCGTGTTGCTAAACTACCGCTTGTCTTGATCAATGACGTCCTGGAAGCCCCGGGATGACAAGCATACACTTTTACATCCGTATTGCCGGCCTTTTTCAATCTATCTTGTAATTCATATACGGCCATGATCTGTGCTAATTTACTTTGACTATAAGCATCGTTTCCAGTATAGTCTTTGTCCCAGTTCATATCGTCAAACTTGATCGTCTTAAGCCCCATATTGTAACCCATGCTCCCGACAGTTACTATACGGCCCTGGGATTTTTGAATCAGCGGAAAAAGCAATGCCTGCAAGGTGAAATGACCATAGTGGTTCACCCCAAGTTGACTCTCATAACCATCAACGGTTAGCTGTTGCCTGGGCACCTGAGCAATCGCACCATTACACATGAGCGCATCAATTCGGGTTACTTTATCCAGCACCTCTACGGCAGCTATTCTAACGGAAGCTTGTACAGCCAGATCGATAAGGATAAATGATACATCGATATGATCACCAAGTTCCTCTTTCAAAAGCCTAATCACCTCTGCTGACTTTTTCGAATTGCGGTTTAGCATCACCACTTTCGCACCTTTCGAAAGCAGCATTCGGGTTGCTTCAAACCCGGTGCCGCTTGTCGTCCCAGTGATGACATACGTTTTACCAGTTAAATCTCCCATCCTTTCAGTAGTCCATCCTCGTTTACCAAATTTATTGTGATTGCTCATGATTCTTGCTTCGAATATTTCGATACAAAATTCATAAGCAACCGGAAAGAAGACTTTGCTCAAAAGTCGTTTATTGTTTGTTTAAAAGTCTAATTCTTCTTTTAAGCAGAAAATACGGAGTTTAGGACTACAGCCAAAGTTCAAATTTCACCTTTCTCACTCCAAAGTCGGTATCCCATTGCTCTACTTCTTGAAAACCGAATTGCTTATATAAGTTAGTCGCAGGTTCGTTTTCTAATCCAGTCTCGACGATGAAGTATTGGGTATCAAACTGATCTAATGCAAACTGCAATAAACGCTTGGCAATACCTTGTCTAAAGAATCGGGGATCAACTACCAGGCTATTGATATCTACAAAATCGTTATGCTCTTCGATTTCAATAACACCCGCAAGTGTTCCGTTTTGAAAGCATCCAAAAAATTGATTTGAATTCTCAATAAAGTGCTCAACGGGCCTCCTTAGTGGAGGGAAGTCCTCTACACCTAATATTGCTGCTTCTACTTTGTAAGATGACTGAAAAACAGCACGGATCTTTTCAGCTATTTCCGCATCACTATTTTGAAGTAATTCAATCATCAAGTTAAGTTAGAAATACCTCCAATAACGATCAATGAAACATTATAGGAATTCAAAATGCGCAATAAGGAATCCCCTTCCTTTTAATCGTGTCTATTAAAATCCGGACGAAACGCTCTTCTTTTCACCGGCCTCTCTTCATTCAATTGGAAAAAGAGGATCGACCCCACAATTGGAAAACATAGGACTAACAACAGCCAAAGGGTCATTCTAATAGGATCCATCCGACGCGATTGAGTGATTTTAATCAACGCCCACACCCAAAGTGTGATCGTCAAGAGGCCAAGTAAAAGGATTAATCCGGTATCCATTCCATCGAAAGTATTATAAAAAACGTCTCTTAGTGCGTCATTCCAGAATTTTCTGACCTAAAATTCCGAATCTGGTCAGAAAATTTCAGACACCCAGTCCGGGGAATCTCTTTGACGCACTTTCGAGATTCCCGACAAAATGCCCTCTAGAGAGAATTATAGAGTCCATTTTTCGAGAATGACGTTTTTTATTGTACGGTTTTTATTGAACCACATCTATTCACTCCCGTGCATAAAAATAGCCTATACTATCAGTCTTTAAGTAAACGTTTCTACCCTTCCATTCTGCTTTGTACCAATCTTCTTGTTCCTCTACGAATTCCAATTCATCTCCTTTTCCCAAGTAGCCAACTATTGGCGCATTACTGGCTGGAGCCTGATGCATGGCGATACTATCACCGACTGCATTGGTATTTAAATACCTTTTGAGATAATCACTGGCAAAAAAGTCGACGGTGTATAACAGGTTTTCATCCCAATGGGATTTGAAATAAACCTGAATAGAATCTTTATTTTCAACGTAATCCAATCCCAGATCCTCGATCACATCCAATTCTATTTCATCATCAACCAATGTTCTACGGATCGCTTCACCCGCTTTGACATTGGACCAAACAGAATACACGGAATCCTGATCATTGATGGCCTCATTTTCCTCAAGCGTCTTTGTGGATACAGATGAAGAGATCTTCTTCTTTGAATCGGGAATGATCGCCATAATGCCACCAAGCACCAGACCACCGATAAGAATACCTTTTCCGGCTTCAGGATTAGGTTCAATATAATTCCCATCATCGTCCTCTCCTCCTAATGCAACTATTCCTGCTAATAATGCACCAGTAAGCATGGTGACTCCACCTGCGACTCTGGTCTCTCCATTATCAGCTTCTTCAAACTCCGTGATTAGCTCTTGAAATTCATATTGCGTTACTTTTTCAAAAGAGACGGTTAATTCCGGATCCCATGAAGTGGGCAATTCATGAACCACACAGCGATAGGTACTATCCAGGAACATTCGGCTATCAGGAATTTCAGTTGTTTGGGTGCTGTTGCGCATGGTGGTACATGAGCTTATAAACAATGTAATGGCTACCATTACAATAGAAAAATGCTTCAGATGTGATGACATATAAAAATATTCTTGGTGGTGGGTAAGTTTAGATTCCTTCTGAATCCAAACCAGAGTATTCATATATCGTGCCAATTTGAAACTAGTGAGTGGCTTGGCTGCTATCGGCTCTAAATAGTCAGAGAAAAGTTTCGCTATTCAGAAGCAATTTCATTTGATCTTCATTGAAATACTTCCCTTCCCATTTGATCGCTTTCTGCTCCGAAGCATAGGTCTCAAATCCAAAATTTTCGTAAAGCTTCTTTGCATGTTTATTGGTGGGAATGACAGTCAAATTAATTTGCTCCAAATCATCAATTTTCCTGGCACGACTGATAACTTCCTGGATCAATCGCTTTGCTATTCCTCTTTGTCGGTATTCCGCATCCACATATATTTTAAAGAGGATCCCTTTGTGTCGGAGCTTCATTCGGTCTTCACCGTCCCTTTTGAAACTTGCCACACCGATCAGTTTGGTTTTGTCGTAGGCTCCCAGGGTGAAACTATCAACCTTGCCGGTGGTCGGAAATGGAGCAGAGACCTCATCTTCCGGAGTGATTCGAAAGCAATCAGCATCTACGGCCAAGCCTTCCAATATCAATTCCTTGTAAGCATTTATCTGTTGGGAAGTCAATTCTGTGATTTCTAATTCCATATGGGCAATTTGCCTTTTTAACCTTGAAACTTCTGATAGGGTCTGTCCCATAACTATGTGCGAATTGTTGCTAACGATCAGATAAGCTCAGTGAGCATATCCTGTCAGATTGATTCTAAAGTTACAGTTTCGCACTGAAATTTGATCATGGCTAAGTCTGCTCATGGAGCTTATCATTTGTTATGTCTCTTTTTGTGGTTCACCTAGGTTATTTTGTTCCTAATTCAATAAGTTTTGCTTTCGAATACGCTTGTTCAGGGTTGAGCTCAACGGCTTTCTGATACCATTCGAAAGCATTCTCTTTGTCACCTAAAGAAAGATAAGCTTCTCCTACACTTTCGTTCCAAGTGGCATTGTCTGGTTCAATCTCGACTGCAAATTGAAATATGTCCAAGGCTGCTTTCTTATGTCCACGCCAAAGTAGATCATAACCGAGTTCGTCCAAAAACTTTGGTTCGCACCAATAGATGCTGTCTTTCTTTGCTGCTTCAAAATAGATCTCTTTGCATTTTTCTATTCCTTCTGTTAGGATATAATCCTTCAATTTATATCCAATCGAGACCTTCCATTCCTTTTCTACTTCACCTAAAACGAGCTGCTGCATCCAAACCTTGGACGCATCACCACTCCAATAAAAATCATTATTCGCCATCATAACAAAGCCTAAATTCTTCTCAGGAACAAACGCAAAAAAGGAAAGATAACCGTCATCGCCACCACTGTGGTTAATAACTTTGTATTCGCCAACTTCTTGAATTCCCCATCCCAAAGCTCTTTTTATCCCCCATTCCGTTACAACTTGAGATGAGGTTAAGAGATCGTACGAATCTTCTGAGTAAATTCTTTTGCCGTCAATTTCTCCTCTGTTCAGATTGACTCTAGCCCACCTAAGCATATCTTCCACATTTGATTGCAAGGTTGAACTTGGCGAGTGTCTCCTGTTATAAGGATAGTGATAGCCTGTGGCAATTTGTAGAGAATCATCAAGTATATGAGGAGTGGTAGCTAAATCCTCCGGTACTTCAGGTGTATAAAAAGTACTACTGGTCATTCCCGCAGGTTCAAAAATGAACTTCTTCATGTAATCCTCAAATGTCATCCCAGACAATGATGAGATCACATTGGCTAACAAGTCATAAGCTGCATTGCTGTAATTGTATTCTGTTCCAGGTTCAAAATCTAAAATAGCCTCAGAAAAGCTAGAGGCATATCTTTTAGCGGCATCTTCATCGTATTGTGGTTGGCTCCATTCATAATCGTCTACATCAGGAATACCTGAAGTGTGCGTTAAGATGTGTTTGATCGTTATCTCTTGATACCTGGTATCTGCCATTTTGAAATATGGGATATATTCAATCAGTTTATCATTGAGATCCAATTTTCTTTGCTCCAATAGTTGAATAATAGCAGTTGCAGTAAATGGCTTTGAGACAGAAGCCATATGGAAAATAGATTTGGTTGTGATCAAATCCTCTGTCTTGATTGATTTCACGCCTATACCTTTAGCATAAACAACGCTATCATTTCTTAGGATCCCTATTGCAAGGCCGGGAATGTTCCATGATTCTTTTTGAACGCGTAGTAAAGAATCAAAGGTCACTTCAACCTCACTTCTCAGGTTTTGAGAATTTTGACATCCAGAAAAGACAATTGTTAATATTAAGAGAGACAAAAAGTGAATTCTCATGAGTTTAATTAAAGCGAATCAATGAGATATAACGTCCAGCTAAGCACAGTCGGCTTAGCCCTTCAAATTTCTTCTAAGCTATCGCATTGTACAGTCCTTTGCAAACAATCATGTAAGCCGATTGGGCTTAGCACCTGTTCTATGCCGTTTTGTTCGGTAGCAGTGCGCCTTCTACGACATCTAGAAAATCGAAGAAAGCTGGTAGCTGTTGCATGAAGACCTGAAATTCATCAGAAAGTTCCTGATGTTCTTTGTTCAGAAAGTAGAAGGTAAGCATTCGTAAGTTCCTCCGAAAAGTTCGGGGAAGAAGTTGGCAGCAGGTTTGAAAATTCACCCAAAGGAGCTACTAGATTTTTGATTTCTGTGCAACTTTCATTTTCGAGTTTAGTTCCTGTGATTTATAGAATTTGTACCCTTTCACAACTTTGATAGTTCTAATTACCATATATATTGCTAGATAGGATATGGTTATCATGAGAACCCCGTGTTTGAATTCTAGTTCTTCATTTTGCGAGTACTTATGAACGAGATCTAAGGCCCCATAATAGCTTGCGATTAAGAATAGAGCTCCGAAAATCAACCCTGTATAAATTTCTGATTTTTTGTACTTTTCTGCATCGCCCTTCCGATCAACATCAAAAATGAAGTTACATTCCTCACATGTATATAGTCCTTTCTTTTTGGTATGGGCAACTAAAGAACAGTTTGGACATTCAGTTTTTTCACTTTTCCTCTGAAACGAATCAAAACTATCAGCAAATCTCACCAAGAATACCAGTCCAACTAGAACTGCAATCCAAATAAGTAGTAGAGTCATTTTGTGGTTATTTATGGCATAGAACGTCCATGTATGAGGCGTGTGCTCTCACTTTGTGGATAGCACTAAAATAGTGAAGTCTGCCGGTGCTTCCAAAGTTTGTAGAAAGCAGTGCGTTCTGAAAGTAAAAAATCCCGCGAATTGAGGTATCCAAACAGCACTACACTTTTTCGGCGGCAGACTCACGGTCAAGTCCTGATGCTGTTTGTAGAAAGCACGCAAGCACATGCCTGATACATATTGTTGTGTGGCGTCTATTTTCGCATCGGGTATTTCTTAAGTTGAGAAGTTAGGTCGTTGGCGAGTTGCTTTAAATTTTTCTTGTTCACCTCGAAAACAACGAAATACTCGTCCTCTTCATTAGCTGATCTTTGGCGAGATTCCAGTTGAAATTCAAGTTTGATTTGTTTGACTGGATCAGTTGGATAGTTCAAGAGTTCGAATGAAAGATTTGGCTCTATAAATTCTAAGTGCCTGTACTCTGGTTCTCCGTTGTTTGAAAGCGTAAGAAACCAGTTTATGAGTTCTTCTACTTCCCATGTCAGCAAACTAGGGTCAGTGGTTTGCCATTTCCCGAGTTCACTATCTACGTCCAGATAAATGTTCAGCCAGTTGCCATCATAGTCCCTATCTGGAGTTTGGGGAAATTGATAGTTAGTTATTCGTAGTTCAACAGTCTGACTATTTATTCCGAGAATCTTCACTTATTGTCGGTCTGAATTTCTTTGTTGATTTCTGTTTTCTCAGCTTGTCGTTCTGATTTCCAGAAGATTCGTTTATAGTCTTTGCGAAGGTGCTTAGCCCACTCCGTTACTGCCGTCAATTGTCCTTTCTTTTTTGTTGCCATCTTTTCGGGGAGCTATGCCACACAACGCTCAGGTAATATGCTGTGTGGCCCGAGCTTTTTAAATTCCGATAAAAGTAGCGATTCTGGCTCAGGCTCACAACGGTTCAGATACAGCACGTTCCACAAGCATTTTTCCGAGTGGCAGTAAGAAAAGTAGAAAGCACTGGGCATTCCAGAAGCCAGAAATCGCGGTTCAGTTGTGCTGAAGCTGGCAGATGGACAGCAGCCACATGCATTTTTACCGACTGTTAGTTGCTTTTGAATTGTTCGTTTAGTTCGGTTGTTAAGAGTTGAAGTTGGTTTTTACTTATTCCTTTAGTTTGGGAGATTTTCCAGAGTCCGTGTTCCTCAATGCTGGCATACCATGTCTCAACTTGTTCACCAGTAATCCTATAGGTCATTAGACTTCCTTGTCTGTTCGTAACCGAGTTGGTTGAAATCCAAAAGCAAATCCCGTTATCTGATCTCTCCCTTACTTGATTTTTAAGGTTGTCGGTTGAGCGTTGATAAACGTGAACTGGTTCAATGAATTTGGAATTGTGTTGTCCGTCTGGCTTATAGAAGGTCTCCGACAAAACTCTGTTCGGGTTAAAAGGCGGGACGGTTATTTCGTTCCTCCAGAAAGTTTTAAGGACAAAAGGAATTCCTGGTTCAGTTATCAAATCGTACTTCTGCGGTCCTTGCCCAGAATAGTTCAGCCATTTGTGATCAAACCAGTTCTTGATCCTTATCACAGCAACTTCGTCTGGGTTATGCAGTTCCAAAAGTTTAAAAGTTAGATGATCAATGATCTCTTTAAATCCCTCTGCATCATCCTTGAAGTATTTGATTTTTAGTGGTTTCCAATCCATGCTGATTCTAAGTTCGCTCGATCTGCGCTATGAACGAAATTGCAACTAACGACTAACTAAGCTCTGTCGGCTCAGTCTTTCAAGTATCTAAAAAGTATCTGTTCCAAATGCCCTTTGCAAATAACTAGGTAAGCTGATGGAGCTTAGTATTTGTTAGGTTTAGTTACTTCTTTCCCATAAGGTTGAGCATTCCTGGTTTAACATCTCTCCACGAATCCATCCAGCCAGGTTTTGTCGAAAGATGGACAAGAGAAGAGCTAAAGAAATTTTCCAATTCAGTGTCCTTAGGTTTTGGCTTTATCCAAAGGTGTTTTATCACATTATTTGATGTTCCTGTGAAAATTTCTAATTGACTATTTATGTTCTCCGTGCTCCAACTGAGCCAGCGTCTGATGTTAGGATCAGACATTGAGAGACCAAGAAAGACCATTCTATTGTTCGTCGATTTATAGGAAAACACATTTTGAGCCCATCCACTCATTATCCCTGCAGCTTTTGAATAGGAGCTTTCCGCAAATATTAAGTTATCCCTTGAGTCCCTTTTCTTCCTCTTTCTTGGAATTTCGGGGTAAATCGTACCATGTAAATGCAATATTGGTATTTTCTTATCCCCTGTTTTAAAAGGTCGAGTTATTCTAACATAATCCTCTGTTGGATAGTCATAAATCCCTGTGTGATTGTACCTCCTTCTTACTCCAAAAACTACCAGCAATGAATGTAGAATGGGATCGGCATTGAAAGTAATAATGGAGTCTGGTTTCGATAGCTTTTCTTCTTCATCCAACAACACATCTTTAAGCTGCATCACAGTTGAACCGCTGAAATTGTTTTCAAAGAATTCTGCTAGTCCAAGAAGCTCGTCTTTATTTAGCCAATGAGGATTATGAATCATTACCCCTATTGCCTCTCCCAGTCCAAAGGATTCTGCTAAGCGAATTAAATCTCCATAAAGGTATCTTTCCAAGATAAGATTGAATTCATCAATAGTTTTGCTTTTTTGAATTAACCTGTTTAATCCTGCTTGTAACCAGCTATCCAGGCTAAAACCCACTTCCTCACTTTTCACTTTAAAGTCGTCATGATTCCAAGATGTACCAAATATTTCATTGGTTACATTTTTTGTCAGTTCAAGCCAGTCTGGTAATATTCCTTTACAAATCCCTGCGCCTAAACACAGTGACCAGGGATTATTATTAAGATAATTGAATGCCTGCTTCGATTTGATGTCTATGCTTTCGTTCATGGCAATTTAAACCTAACGTTGAATGTAAAATGCGTTTTAATGCATTTTACATAGTGTTGTACACTGTTTTTAATTTAAATAATCTTCAATTTTCTTCATTTCAATCACGATTTCATCAGATTCAGGAAGACATTGTATTAGTTCAGTTGGAGCTACTCTATCCTCCATCGGTAATTTTCTGTACCATTCTAGAACTTCCTGAAACCTTTTTCTGCCAATATCCTTATTCCCTAATCTATAATTACAGAATCCAATTTGTTCAATCAGTTTGACGTATCTCCAAATTCGAAATTCTTTTAAGTCTTCCTTATTTACTTGTTCATAATATTTTAGTGCTTGGTCAAGTTCACCTTTGTCATGGAGGCAATGAGCAACATACAGGCAAGCAAGAAAGTTGGTTGAATCGAGTTCATATGCTTTTAAGAATTTCTCCAAGGCTAAGTTCGTATGATATTCTTTGTCATCATCTGACATGTAATAAGTTAATCCCCAAATATGAAAATCATTTGTCTCTGGGCTGTCTAATTCCTTAAGAATATTAAAAATCTCGAATCGCAAGAGCTTTTTCCTTTCTGGATTATCTTCTGATGAGAAGTCTTCGTACTTTTTTATTAATATGTCTTTTTGTTCTGTGGTCATTCTATGGTGTACAACGTCTAGCTAAGCACAGTCGGCTTAACCTTTCAAAAATCTCAAATGTATCGGATTCAAATGCCCCTTGCAAACAACTAAAGTAAGCCGATTGGGCTTAGCGCCTGTTGTAGCACGTCTATTCTACTTGCTCATTTTCCAGTTCCACAAATTTCTGTTTGTCAGTTATTTTGGGTTCTGCAAGTTCGTAATGTTGATCGTCAAGTATACCGAAATCCACAATGTTCAGATATTCGTCAACAATGGCTCTCTCGATTTTTACTTTACCACCACCAGCCCAATGTCGGTCTTGGCCGTTCTTCTTCACTCCGGAAATCCAAAATTCATCTCCAGTTTCAATATCATAAAAGTTTCCTGCTGTTCCTCCGGATTTGAGCTTCTTGTATGCACGTCCGTTGAAGTAAACAGTTTGTCCTGATTTGGAAAATTCAGCCAATCCGATCCATGCTTCGCCACGATCGTTCTGATCAGTTTTATGTTCAATATACATGATTCGACTTTGCATATTTCGGTTATTTTTTTAGCCAAAGTTCTCTGAAAAAAGGAGTAACGGACCAGGTGTCCTCAATATTTTCGTTTGTCCAACAACTCCAATAGAAAATTGTGTATTGATGTAGTTCGAAATCTTTTAGTAACAGATTCTTGACCAATGGCCACTTCAGTTTAATCGATTCAATACTTCCCTGGTCTTCGAGTGCCTGAATTATCATTTCCATCAATGAAAACTTTGTGTCTTCATTTTTGATTTCATTGTCATATGCCTGAATATAATCTTCTATTCTTTCTGGTTCGGCAATTTCATATGTCCAATCTTGTGAAAGACTATCTATCGTATAGTTAAAAAGTGTTGCTAGTTCTTCCCAATTGCCGCCAAATCTATATTTAGGTTCTACTATTTCCATCTGGTCACCATGTGCTACAACATCTGGCTAAGAGGCGTCCGCACCCCTCAACAAACTCCCACCAAAATAGTGAACCTCTGGCGAACCACAAAAGCCAAGTCGAAGTTCCGATTAGAAAGTGAAAGCTGCCGAGTAAGCCACCTGCGAAAAACCACTTTCCTCTCAAGGCCAGAGGGGCACGGTGAATGTTCTGATTACATGCCAAATTCCCAAGTAAGCGGATGCTTCTTAGCAACTGTTGTAAGCCGTCGGCTCTAGTCTTTCAGCGTTTCTTTTTTAGTTTCCAACCTTTTTTCGTCTTAACGTCAGTTGTTTCAACCTCTTGAGTTCGTAAGGCCAAAATTATATTATGGAAACGTATGGGAGGATCAAAATGGATTCCGGTCAATCTGATATTCTCGATTTCGTCTACAGTATTATCTGGAAGTGGTCCTAGGGTTTCTTTTTTCACAAGAACTCCCTTTTTGAAGGATTTCCGAATTTCAGGAGTTCCAAGCGAGTCTAAGGTCAAAATTCTATCATGGTTATCAACAAATTGCCATAAGCGACCATTTGAGTGGAATTCAGCGATTTTGCTCCATAAGTGATCATTATCTCCTATTAAAGTTATAGAATCGGCAATTTGAAGTTTTTTGATGGAGGCTCGATCGTTTGTGTCTCCATGAAGAACAATCTTCTCAACTCCAATCAAAGACCAATTGAAGGTTTCAGTATTACTTGGCTCGTAGTAGATCTCTCCCAGATCAGTATTAATTTGAAATTGGTAGGTGGAATCTGGGTAAAGGATTAGCCATCTTGTCCATTCACCGATATCCTCAGTCTCATAGATCCCACTAATCGTACTGGCAAATTGGCCGTAAGTAAGATTTGATAATATTAAAAGAATCGCAAAGTAGAAGCTCTTCATCGAAGGAGAAATACTGACTAACGTCAGGTTATTTCATGTTAATTATTTGAATATTTATATAATCACTCATTTTTCATTGAATTGCTGACCTGACGTTAGCTTCTGAAATCAATTTGGAAAAACCGAAATTGCCATCTTTTAGGCCTGCGAACTTCCCAATCCCCACCAAAGTATCTTGACCAATTAAACCTCATTCATTCATAGCATATGTTAGCCACTTAGCTTTCAATCATACAGGTCAAAGCAGTTAATTTCATCTTCTGGGTATCTATTCAGTTTGGCTTGACAGCTGTCTCTATAAATAGATTCATAAAAAATCATCATACCTATTTGCTTCATTCTTTCCTCAAAGAAGTTATGGTCATCTACGCTTACTTTTTTGCGTCGACCAAGTTCAAGAAATACATGCTCTTCTCCAGGTAAGATACTAGTTCCCTTATTCAGGTCAGAAGTAATCCAACCATAGCCTAGTCTAAGTTGAGTAGCAATCTGTTTAATTTTTTGATCTACTGGTTCTCCATTTATAGAATATGAAACACTATTGATTTTCGCAGGACCTAGTCCGTCATTGGTTACCAAAATTCGATATTTATACTCTCCAAACTTTCCACTATTCCTTATTGGTTGAATTCTAGCAACAAGATTTGGTAGGCTTGTCCTTCTATTAAAATCTTTTGTTTGATTTAACTGTTCTTTAAAAGACTTTAGCTCTATTTCGAGTCTTTCTGAATCTGATTTGATAC
Coding sequences within:
- a CDS encoding SDR family oxidoreductase, which translates into the protein MSNHNKFGKRGWTTERMGDLTGKTYVITGTTSGTGFEATRMLLSKGAKVVMLNRNSKKSAEVIRLLKEELGDHIDVSFILIDLAVQASVRIAAVEVLDKVTRIDALMCNGAIAQVPRQQLTVDGYESQLGVNHYGHFTLQALLFPLIQKSQGRIVTVGSMGYNMGLKTIKFDDMNWDKDYTGNDAYSQSKLAQIMAVYELQDRLKKAGNTDVKVYACHPGASRTSLIKTSGSLATRFIWQLMKLSPFVQSAERGAYPELMCATEPNLDQKGFYGPTGRNYWTGPVGECKLEPHARDKEVASKLWTISEKQTGQTFQL
- a CDS encoding GNAT family N-acetyltransferase; the protein is MIELLQNSDAEIAEKIRAVFQSSYKVEAAILGVEDFPPLRRPVEHFIENSNQFFGCFQNGTLAGVIEIEEHNDFVDINSLVVDPRFFRQGIAKRLLQFALDQFDTQYFIVETGLENEPATNLYKQFGFQEVEQWDTDFGVRKVKFELWL
- a CDS encoding SH3 domain-containing protein; the protein is MSSHLKHFSIVMVAITLFISSCTTMRNSTQTTEIPDSRMFLDSTYRCVVHELPTSWDPELTVSFEKVTQYEFQELITEFEEADNGETRVAGGVTMLTGALLAGIVALGGEDDDGNYIEPNPEAGKGILIGGLVLGGIMAIIPDSKKKISSSVSTKTLEENEAINDQDSVYSVWSNVKAGEAIRRTLVDDEIELDVIEDLGLDYVENKDSIQVYFKSHWDENLLYTVDFFASDYLKRYLNTNAVGDSIAMHQAPASNAPIVGYLGKGDELEFVEEQEDWYKAEWKGRNVYLKTDSIGYFYARE
- a CDS encoding GNAT family N-acetyltransferase: MELEITELTSQQINAYKELILEGLAVDADCFRITPEDEVSAPFPTTGKVDSFTLGAYDKTKLIGVASFKRDGEDRMKLRHKGILFKIYVDAEYRQRGIAKRLIQEVISRARKIDDLEQINLTVIPTNKHAKKLYENFGFETYASEQKAIKWEGKYFNEDQMKLLLNSETFL
- a CDS encoding serine hydrolase — encoded protein: MRIHFLSLLILTIVFSGCQNSQNLRSEVEVTFDSLLRVQKESWNIPGLAIGILRNDSVVYAKGIGVKSIKTEDLITTKSIFHMASVSKPFTATAIIQLLEQRKLDLNDKLIEYIPYFKMADTRYQEITIKHILTHTSGIPDVDDYEWSQPQYDEDAAKRYASSFSEAILDFEPGTEYNYSNAAYDLLANVISSLSGMTFEDYMKKFIFEPAGMTSSTFYTPEVPEDLATTPHILDDSLQIATGYHYPYNRRHSPSSTLQSNVEDMLRWARVNLNRGEIDGKRIYSEDSYDLLTSSQVVTEWGIKRALGWGIQEVGEYKVINHSGGDDGYLSFFAFVPEKNLGFVMMANNDFYWSGDASKVWMQQLVLGEVEKEWKVSIGYKLKDYILTEGIEKCKEIYFEAAKKDSIYWCEPKFLDELGYDLLWRGHKKAALDIFQFAVEIEPDNATWNESVGEAYLSLGDKENAFEWYQKAVELNPEQAYSKAKLIELGTK
- a CDS encoding SIR2 family protein: MNESIDIKSKQAFNYLNNNPWSLCLGAGICKGILPDWLELTKNVTNEIFGTSWNHDDFKVKSEEVGFSLDSWLQAGLNRLIQKSKTIDEFNLILERYLYGDLIRLAESFGLGEAIGVMIHNPHWLNKDELLGLAEFFENNFSGSTVMQLKDVLLDEEEKLSKPDSIITFNADPILHSLLVVFGVRRRYNHTGIYDYPTEDYVRITRPFKTGDKKIPILHLHGTIYPEIPRKRKKRDSRDNLIFAESSYSKAAGIMSGWAQNVFSYKSTNNRMVFLGLSMSDPNIRRWLSWSTENINSQLEIFTGTSNNVIKHLWIKPKPKDTELENFFSSSLVHLSTKPGWMDSWRDVKPGMLNLMGKK